From one Mytilus edulis chromosome 1, xbMytEdul2.2, whole genome shotgun sequence genomic stretch:
- the LOC139502186 gene encoding integrin beta-1-binding protein 1-like isoform X2: MFWKKTSKSSQHNGNPGTDSRKDGRFTPDKVLLQKMSFDVYFLGMVEEANMGNSIKRDTEAQLVDHVEEAQIEGRLPVSVIEENRVTMCISRHGLKIVDQGKQEVKQRHPLQTLAQVIQYEDGSGKPNIVVKIGQLQSQHGGFQCYVYQCKTDEQAHEICQYIRKIFDAISNKS, translated from the exons GGAAACCCAGGCACAGACAGTAGGAAAGATGGTCGTTTTACACCTGACAAAGTCTTATTGCAGAAAATGTCATTTGATGTGTATTTCCTTGGAATGGTAGAGGAAGCAAATATGGGTAACTCTATAAAACGTGACACCGAGGCTCAATTAGTGGATCATGTAGAGGAGGCTCAG atagaAGGCAGGTTGCCAGTATCGGTTATAGAAGAAAATAGAGTGACTATGTGTATTTCTAGGCATGGATTAAAAATAGTTGATCAAGGGAAACAG GAAGTAAAACAGAGACACCCTCTTCAAACATTAGCACAAGTTATACAGTATGAAGATGGATCAGGGAAACCAAATATTGTTGTGAAAATTGGACAGTTGCAAAGTCAACATGGTGGATTTCAGTGTTATGTGTATCAGTGCAAAACAGATGAACAAGCTCATGAAATTTGTCAATACATAAGAAAAATTTTTGATGCTATATCCAATAAATCATGA